The genomic segment gttcttaccttttataggaacagcgccgggatatacgtactatgtgtcaatgaagttttattaaactgaatagtgccaaggtatatgtaatcgttgagtcatttcaactagataggaacgaactaagaattgacaagcgcctaccatcgtacctcaacgagttaacagtgccattctaattaactttagagagtgtcattaactagagaatacgagggtaaggcgatagttggtttaccgcgtattggctaatacgggtgataccacagagtggcgcccaacggggttcttattcacgggcggagacattttttttttgtgcgtgtgccctggtacctcaaccttggcacgtttaatttttcgaagtgtttatgtacgagaagtacaacagtttttacgtgtggtctgggaaaaattcccttggcacaccaattttttgtacaagtgaagtacgacaattgtgtacgttttgggtagtaaaacccggagcaagtttagtgtttttacctgttaaagtaaaatatactttttgtgtgtgttttggggtgcagtagtaacccagaacgcaattttgtgcgtgtgtataccgagtgagtaacacatacgcgttcgataaatttttcttacggaaaaagcaacgcttgtacctcgtgagtacaccaatatataattttttgtttttttttttgtacaagtgaagtgcgactaattgtatatttctggtagtgtaaccgggagcaaatttttagtgctttacaagttaaaataacagttataagagttttgggtacagtagaaacccagaacgcaattgtgtgcgtgtataccgattaactaacaaatacgcgttcgatttttgtcttaccgacaagacaacgtttgtgccgcgtgagtacaattttgctaaccgtgcgtctacacatatacgccaaggtgagcaatgttttgtaatatacttaaatattaatattaggattgtagattagtttttttaataatttaaataatttttattttaattttcgttcgccctttaaaattgtatttagtttatttcaaaaaaaatatattttaattttaattcttaaattattcaaaaattaagtagttattgttaagtataaatatattaataaaaatcaacttctttcattacaaaatttttctttaattcaattaaatcttaatatgatatgaatgaCGAAGAGCTTATAGCCTTAGGTtcgaaaattactaaattaacagatatttattcacacaaaaaatcagaacttattgaactatgcaaatctaaacaattaaaaagcgtaggaaccgtagataatctaagggctagattatcaaaatattataaagggatCACAGAATTAGACGACATTGAAGAAACCTTAAGCGAATTACAAAAACACGAAGTTcaagaaaattcaataaaagataaaatcgaCATTAAAGATTTACTCATACAAAGTAACTTAAGTGATTCAAGTCCGGAAACAAgtaatagtacaaaaaataaatcaattactaacgacattaaaaatatagctaACGATTTAGAAATTaacgcaaataaattaataattcaggcAGACAAAATTTTAGACACTAGTAAtactttatatcaaaataatttagagcaaacctctgacaataattataataatttaataaacttaaatcctAACGAACCATCAAAAAAAGAACACATATACGAAGATATCGAAAGTCCAATTAAAACTGAATCGAACTTAAATACCACCTTCTTTAGCAACTCACAATTTGTAATAGAAAACACacctgaaaaacaaaataatttaaaaaataaaaatccaaaacacaaaatggaaaaaatgataattaaaccaGATAGTTTTTCCGGACAAGGAGACATCAAAACATTTCTTAGACAGTACGAAAAAGCAgcacaaataaacaattgggacgacagtgaaaaaatgaaattcttatcaatatttctgaaagatactgccaacaaatttttacaaaacttggaAAACAAAGGAAGAAACTGGTCAtgggaaaatctaaaaagtgaattcataaacgaatttcaaccaataggatactctataatactgaaagacaaattagaaaataggaaacaaaacgacttagagtcaatttctagttttgttacagaaatagaatatttatgtagtcAAGTAGACAAGGATATGAAAGAGGaagatatttgtgtttacataCTAAAAGGTATAAGGGAACCTATATTACACGCAATTTCACTTCACGACAAcagtaacttaaaaaagttaaaagaaaatttaaaaaaatatgaactaatGCAATTTAGAATCAATTCAAGAAGCTCAGGACTTAGCGAATACAcagaaattttgaacaaacaagtaatgcaattaaataccgaaacaaaagacagcaaccaagaaattaaacgtttaaatacaaaattagaaggaatagacagttattacaaaaacaaaattgatcaactatgtaccgaaatgaacaatttaaaaaaatacgacaagACAGTAAATTTTGAAGATAGATCACGCAACAGAGACAAAAGTCCATATCCACACAAATCAGATTACAAAGGCAGGAACAATTATAGGGAAAAAGGTCCTTATCCCGATAGGTACAACGACTATAAGTTCAGAGAAAATAGTAAAGATagatataataaccataaatacagAGATAACAGCAGAGAAATTAGCAATAATAGAGATAGGTCTTATTCAAGGGATAGGGAAAACTCCTACGACAGGTCCAGAGATACAAGCAGAAATAGATATAACAACAGAAATCGTGGAGATGACGCAAATAGGAAACAGCACAGTAGGGACAACAGCAGAGAAAGATACTCAACACcggaaaaatttaatggaagagaaaacataatatgctacaaatgcaatgaaaaaggacATTATGCAAACGattgcaatttttcaaaaaacgaatAGCACCCGAGTTAAGAGAAAAATCGGAATATCTACCTCggggaacaaataatattaatttaaaaatcaacacctctaaatttaacagagaaaaaaaaattgaaaaaaataattatattcattttgtagaaaattggtacaaatcaaaaaattcaaataaactaataactaatgaagtAAACGACGATGACGAAAAAGCTGTAGAAAACATCGTAACAATAAGTAGTTTGAACCCACtaaacgaatttcaaaaattccTACTCAGCAATAACGATAGAACCGACTTCCTATGCGATTACAGTGaacagacggtaaatattttatcattacgaaaTGATATCGCAATCGGCCATTGCACAAGTCAATGCTTTACTATGTCGAAGGGGATCgcattacaatttagaaataaatttaacaacgttcaaaatttaatagaccaaagaaaaaaaataaccgaaattgcttatttgaaaaacggaagacaatgggttctatatctaataacaaaaaatgaatattacgacAAACCAGCGTacactaacatttttagaacactAGCTAACACTAGGAAATTTtgtattgagaataatattactactttagCTTTACCCAAAATCTGCACTGGACGAGACAAAAAGGATTGGAAAGTTATTTCTACtatgattaagtttatttttcaagacacgcaaataaaaattttaatatgcctactaccaaacaatgacgatgaaaaacaaaataaatattttaaaaacaatggttcacaaactagtaatataatcacgttagggaaaaatttcaataacacaatcaacgataaattaaaaaatgaaatctcACAAATCGCGGGTTCATtcataaaaacggaaaatgtacCCGGAGACGGTGACTGTGGTGCCCACGCACTACGAATATGTCTTAAACAACATGGTATATATAGAAAGacagtagaattattaaatatgctcgGCATTCCTAATTGCAAATCTGGCTACTATCTTAAAGATGACGATCTAGCGTTTATCTGTGACCAATTCAATttcaacttatatttaatacacgaaAATTCCGAATATACAAATGCCATAATTTACTGgaaattaaataggaaaaatatagggatattcaataaaaattgccaTTGGACACCAGGAATCATAACAGAAACATATAACCCTCGTCAattcaataacataacaataaacacagtttttcccAACTTTAATACTATAGAAGAAAATGTAGACCATTTCTTACACGAATGTTTCGATCGCTTAAAATTATCCCAACAAAACActatagagaaaaataaaaccaacaataattttaaaacagacaaatccACAATATGGTACTCAAAATTTTGTCAAGACTGCGAATATTTGTCCACATCCAAGGACATACTAGACGACCAAGATGACAGAGAACAGTATTGGAGCGAGGGGGGAAACGTTATGTTTTGCGAAATATGCGGAAACTACATAAGGGAATATCGGAACCGGCCTATACAAGAAGACGAGAAAGCCATAGAAACCAAAAACCAGCTTATTCaacacaaaaatgaaatcaaaatcaacaatcaaaatataagcgtAGATTCAGATACTGAACGAAAACAAAGAGTgctatccataaaaataaaattagacggtaacgaacaaaatgcaattatagacacaggctcaaatatatcatgtatagattattccctagtaaaaaataaacaagtcacAAAACCCAAAGAACAAATGACTATAACAGGCGCTGGCAACAACGAACTGATACAAATAGGAACaacagaattaataattacaatcaacacacgccaatatcaaatcaaagtatacgtcgttgaaggactaaattgtaaattactattaggaaacgattttaatattagatacaacctaatagtcgattttaaaaataaaaacatacaaatcgataataattctataaaaatggacgaaatatggtacgaacataatgtaaatcacaacttaaacatttatacaactgAAAGCATCACAAGtgcaaataacattaataaaaataaaattaaaattatatctaacgaaaatattaccatagctCCAAAGactaggtcaaaattaaaagtgtCCACAAAAATGCAAGAcaagcaaatacaatatataataaaaccaactgagcgcctacaaaataataaaaaaataactttagaaactacattattaaataatgatgacgaagtcatattatacaatttctccaatacctatagtaatataccaagAAACATGGTTATAGCAATTGCCACTgaattaaatacgattaaacgcgataaatacgaaataaaaaatattaattcagacaataaaattattaataaagaaaaaataatagtaacaaaaataacagaagtAACGGATAAACaaggtacaataatacaaatacctaaCGAACTTAGCTATGAACAATGTATAAAGACACAAACactaataaacaaattcaagcGTTTATTCACCTCAGACCCTTTAGACTTAGGATGCGCACAAGTAGAACcatgtgaaattaaatttaaaacagacaaatcgACATTTCAACCACcgtaattaattaaagaaatcCGGGAAGGTTtcgaaaatcttataaattttatcaagtcccttgaataatttttctgaatattactttaaacaaaaacacaagatttaatataactgtacaaatttaactttcctcaatattttataacatgtaataccTTTTACCTACCACTCAACAAGCCACCGTCGGAGACCAGCAGACCGCTCCGGCCGCCAACGTTCTTTCATTCAATTTCTACGGATTCATCATCAACCATCATTCTCCATTACGTTCCGGACATGCAAATTGCAACACTGTCCACGACGAAAAATTTTCACGCAACCACACTAACCTCGTGTTTGGTATCATCTTTTAACCGTTTTCACGACACTGGATTTTCATTTCGGTTGTTGTGTACGACTATATGATGAGGACACCGCCATGGGCCACCGATGGCCGAAAGGCCAATCCACTGTACACAGTGTACACTACCACTTTAAGTCAACTTCTCGAGCCGGCTGTCACCCACGttaaggttatataatatatatatatatgtttgcattatataatgattttaaatcaacgaacaaatttaatttaactaccttaaaaatttaatatttctacctttaatattcctccagaattttatatataataccccttttaagaacaaatatgtaatttagcaccagattagtaaaatcaatagcaaGACATTAGCAGATTTTATACTaactaaactattgtaatattataataaaacaaattacatttaaggaaaaataataaaatattaaaacatgttacaaaagtaaaaaaaacaaaaaaatagaatgtatTTTCAGCATAATCAAAAATTCACGAGTCAACGAGTAGCAAAAATCTTCTGAGACAAAgggagaatataatattttcaaagtagacaataagcattaaaccaaaaattatagaaacaacagcaaataaaattgttccatacgaagacacgaaaaagacacagtccaaacagaaatttgaaaagcagaaatatagatataagaataaaaattacaaatcaaattcgacaaaacgaaaataagcaagataatattcaaatacttaccttatgaaatacaagaagagaagaagaattaactaccacagaatcaaagaatgaaataccatagaaaaacaacgaaaatttattgctatttgtcgaaataaaaatattatacttcaaactgtgaacaatctctaagaaaacatttttccacaaaaggaccaatcaatacatttttataaccttatattcatatttattattttttttttttaggcacgcattatataattaattattaaatagtaagattaaattaacatttaagcataattttatagtcaACGACGCGAATAGGCTGAGACAGTAACctagtaattatataagtttagtatttaattttgtaataagacatttttatgtagcaatagcattaaaaaaatgagggcattttttccaaaaaacaacggggactgtcgtatattgcagacagtcgtcaaaataatattattttatatatatgtaatataggtgggaatatttcaaattgtaaattattgacataggtcaggccagtgaagcaataatgtgctgaggcgacaataatattttctatataacaccgccgtacgcgcaggcacggccccccgttgtcgctgagtgattcggcgaggacgtagctacgacgtgcgtgtgaaacgccgatcgtagtacgggctaggcgatctgaatttgctaagtgttttatttatgtttgttttaaatacaataaaagtgtttccgacctgaaaacccgagttaaacattattttagtcattcttacgttcttaccttttataggaacagcgccgggatatacgtactatgtgtcaatgaagttttattaaactgaatagtgccaaggtatatgtaatctttgagtcatttcaactagataggaacgaactaagaattgacaagcgcctaccatcgtacctcaacgagttaacagtgccattctaattaactttagagagtgtcattaactagagaatacgagggtaaggcgatagttggtttaccgcgtattggctaatacgggtgataccacaacATGAACGGACCAATGACACTATTAGAATTTAGATGCATTGTTGTTCAAgggctaataaataaaaaagaacagCCAACTCCAGTACGAGGTCTCTTTCAAAGAAAACCTAAAGAAAATAAAGGTCAAATAAATAAGCGCAGAGGAAAAAATTGGTCTGTTCCAAATGATGTAAGATTTGGAAACCGCGGTATACACTGGattaaatatgttgatgaacGAGGAATATGTGAGGTATGTTCAATGAATAAGATACAGTCAAGACAACGTGCtacaattaagttaatttatttaaatattctttagtttgtattataatatatttatgttattatataattgttggGATAAAACATACCGATGTTGgattttgattataaatcaaTGCATTTGAATTATCCAAATccataaaagttttattaacaTATGTATGTATAACTTCTTCAGTATTTGTTCATTAGATTTTGAATAAGTATAGTTTGGTGGCGTTGAAACTGACATTAATGAACTCTGAAAAATTTCACacaagtaataatagtaattattttatgtatttattttaatttaaaaaaaaaaaaatttaataaaagtggATAGAATTGAATCAATTCTAATTTGTACAAacccaaattaaaattaattacttaatgaattatttacattgttattattacttttttcattACTCAACCAAAAGTATTTTAAAGACTCATAACTCAAAAGTTTATTGATAAATGCATACCcacataacattttccaatgttaaaattactataaacgTTAAAGTTGACTTGAATTTGAAAGGTTCAAAAATAAGATTCAATAGTTCTAGATGAAGTGTTTATTTTCAAacgtttattttaaagtaaatacttACTGCTATATAAACACTTGATTTAGgttagattataaatattaaaaagtcaaTTTGTATTAAACgcttaataaaattacaatgacTAACATTAAAATAGAGTATCATAAATAATGCTTATTAAGCCTAAATCTATAAGCATTAATAATAGGTTACTAATTTAACAGTAGCCACACATTAAATTAGTATCGTATTGTTAATGTATTcgtttaagtatttatttcatGCTTATTAAAATTTCGTCCACATGATTTACGGTATGGGCGCAAAGTGtagtgctatatatatatatatattatatatattatattataatataatatatacccgaGTAGCAATTTCAATGTTCAGTGTCGGTTCCAGAGAACTGTGCATTTTAAACAGTGCATACTCAGTTTAGGAACCATGCTGAAGAAACATTACGGTTTATAATACGTTttttggtacatattttaacagaatattttgtaaaaataattgtatggttCATTGTCGGTGTATCCGACAGTGAATGGTGCTGAGAAGGTGCAAACCCACTGATGGAATTTGAACGGTTCAgaataaatgtttaaacacCATTCTAACACTATAATGGTATAAGGGATTCGGTACAAATTTTAACTgaacattgtaaaaataattgtttggttgATTGTTAGTTTATCCGACACTGAACGACTGAACGCGGTATTGAGACCGTGCGAACACACCGATTTCAATTAAATGGTTCAGCTAATATATTTAAGAGCCGTTTGGAacagttttttgaatattatatattattatttattgtgctCGTATATAACATACTGCGGGGTTTGGTCGTAACAAGCCTTGTGGTAGTTAACCGACACCGGCCGTCGGCCGTCAACAACTAACAAAAAACGCGGTAAactataaatagttttgttaatattattgttatccaTTACGTATTATCTGGTCAATGATGGTATTTGTTATCAAATATCATTTCATAAATATCTACGAAAAAATTGTTCTTTCTTTTGATTATCAAACAataagtattattgtattatttacgtATTAAGTGCACGTGCACTGCAGTTACAAATTAACTACAACTATATTTTCGATTTTGCGACTATTGAACATTGAAAAAGGAACAGGGAACAACGCACGTCGCACAATCATGTCatcgtaagtattttttattttactttataataagtataatattacaatagtgcAGACAAACTCTTtgattataagtaggtacttattatatattgtattcattggcgtgtattaaaaaaaaaattgttgtttctcAAGTAATTTTAGGTGACTTATccctcaaaatattattaagtctaTAAAAtccctcataatattattaggtctATATTACCTGTTGGTACATTTTCCGATTTTCTTTCTATCAACACTcaccaaaacatattttaaggtGTCCCTTAGCAACACTGATCCTACGTTACATgccacagattatattatattatttggctAATTGGCCTGCAAGGTCTATATTTGAAATGCTAATCTTCTTGAGGGTTAGCTAAGTGATTAGAATCTCTAGGCTATAataggttttattaaaatattcacaccGTGTCAGTTATTTCATTATACACACCtaattagttacctacctaactatatataccttacttatattatgaatatcagtttacttttattacaataattataaacttttgatcactattagtataaatatactatgttatatcaatataatatcatataatattgttacgtgCTGACCCTTTTttcttccatttttttaatttgcgagTTTATTCCGTCTTGTTGTGCGTGAGGTAATCTATAAGGTCTACGATATATGGGTGGTTGGTCCTGCTTTAATTTAATAGAGTGTGTACCCGCGgttgtaaaagttaaaatatcccCTTCCATATGAAATATGTCATTGTATCGTTCACATATCTCATAAATAGATTGTTTTTCAGTTTCGTCCATGTGTTCAgttattatcatttgttttagttttgcTATACGTTCGTTGTgattgttttttgtttctacTGAATATATTTCGTACTCAGTATCGtaaagtattttgtttaaatcagTTTTGGTTAGAGTCTTTATTTCTTCTGATATGTTCAACATGCTAACTATTGCCCTACCGTTGCTAACGATAGATACTGTATTACTACAAAACACATTCTTTACTAATTGTTGTTTGTGTATTAGAATATTCTTGTTTTCAACTAATGGGTCGGCTATCAAAATTCCTATAATAGTTTCGGTTCGtggttttaatttgatataactGGTTTCCTCTACAATTTCATTAGTCATTGTTGGTGAATGGGAGGTCGTTTGGATAATCAACTTGTTTTTTGCTACATCTACAATTACATTATTAGCTGAGAGAAACTCGTTTCCTAGAATACCGTCCTTGGGAATTGGAAATCGTGTTCCTACTATATGAAATTCTGTactgatatttttttcgtttaattctATGGGTATTATTAATTTCCCTATGGTTTGAATGAGGTCCTCGTTTATCCCACGTAAATTTATTCTTTGAGTTTCGTCTACTTCTAAATCTTCGCGcaagcaatttattttgagtatgTTTACCTGACTACTTGTATCtatcattaaatgtaatttttttgttttagcagCGGACGAGTTAAATGTTATATGGTTATTTTCTATAGTTGTAACGATGTGGTAGCATCGTGCATTGGTTGTTCTGCGATAATCTGGTTTATCGAACGAGTACCGCGCCCTTCGTTCGATACGTTGGCGTTTCCTGAGTTATTGTCGTGTCTACTTTCATCGTTTCGTTTTTTGTAACATGCATTAATATTATGCCCGTTTCGATTGCAATATGTACATGTtgctacttgtatattatagttcgtTGGTAGTTGCGTAAAATTGTTTCTATTAGGTGGACGGTTGTTGCTACTGTTATTTGAATAGTTAGTTCTTGGATTGTTTCTACACTGTGATGCATAATGATTTCCATTACAATTATAGCATTTTATTACTGGCCTGTTAGTATTATTTGGTTGCGTAAAGTTATCTGTTCGTTGGTAATTATTTGTTCGCGTAAAATTATTCGGTTTCGTAAAGTTATTTGATCGAAAATTTCCGTTGTTTCTGTTATTGTAATTCGTATTAGTCGTTCTCTgatagttattactattgttacgTGAAAAACTACCTCTGTTGTTTGAATTTTCATTTCTATGCCTATAATTATCCCTTTCCGTATTATATTCGACCTCTTTAGCTTTTGATAACTGTTTAGACATTTCAAGGGTTTTCGGATTACGTGATTTCACTATTGTCCTAATCGGTTCTACTAATCCTTTAATAAAGTTTGCTAACGTTTGTTCTTTAAGTGTTTCATGTATAATTTTTGCTTCTGTATCTATTTTACCTAGTGTACTGGCGGTACATAgttggtaatataatttttcttctcTATGGCAATAATCATTTACGTCTTCGTTATTGTGCATCCTAAtagaatttaattgtatttgtaaggTTTAAGCCGTAGCGGTGACCTCGAATGCGtctgttaaataactttttatagatGTCCACTTcgacacatttttatatttaatcatttctaATGCTCTACCTGTTAACCTTGTGGTAATATATTTGACTAACGTTGGTGCATTTGCCTCTTCTACTAAGCTTACTGCCATGTCGCatgcatttataaattgataaatatcgtCTATTCCTGTACATAgtggtattaatttaaaagcgtCTTCTAATCTTATAACCACAATTTTCTTTGCGCgctttttagttgtataatctAATGATTGAAATTCAAAACTCTCTGTAACTGTGCTACGCGTAGTGGGTTTAAGTGCTGGGCTTGGGTTTCTACTTGGGTTATCTTTTAACTGGGCTTCTAACTGggcttaataattcaatttgtcTATTCGTTTCGTTTAACTCGTCTTCTACACTAGTGTCATACAATGAATTAGCTACGTTCAAGGGAGATGTACCTTCTTTGTCCATAAATCACTTCTCCACTTATTTAATACgtttctcataataataataattcaataattgccctttaatataataataattcaataataccctttaattcaataatacttcaataataattcaataataccctttaattcaataataattcaataataccctttaattcaatacaacttcaataataattcaataataccctttaattcaataaaacttcaataataattcaataataccctttgattcaataaaacttcaataatacgccctcaataaattcaaa from the Metopolophium dirhodum isolate CAU unplaced genomic scaffold, ASM1992520v1 scaffold1, whole genome shotgun sequence genome contains:
- the LOC132953161 gene encoding glycosyltransferase-like protein gnt13; protein product: MAVSLVEEANAPTMHNNEDVNDYCHREEKLYYQLCTASTLGKIDTEAKIIHETLKEQTLANFIKGLVEPIRTIVKSRNPKTLEMSKQLSKAKEVEYNTERDNYRHRNENSNNRGSFSRNNSNNYQRTTNTNYNNRNNGNFRSNNFTKPNNFTRTNNYQRTDNFTQPNNTNRPVIKCYNCNGNHYASQCRNNPRTNYSNNSSNNRPPNRNNFTQLPTNYNIQVATCTYCNRNGHNINACYKKRNDESRHDNNSGNANVSNEGRGTRSINQIIAEQPMHDATTSLQL